The following are from one region of the Primulina eburnea isolate SZY01 chromosome 17, ASM2296580v1, whole genome shotgun sequence genome:
- the LOC140818277 gene encoding uncharacterized protein isoform X3 has translation MMGILRSHVLFQLMNMAGNLASKSFIASARQKGAIEKVLENVEWPEKFPFKEEDFLRFDESPDTVFYDNPRFVTHIDDPAIAALTKYYSTNFPPSDTPGVAVLDMCSSWVSHYPKGYKQSRIVGMGLNEQELKKNPVLTEYVVQDLNVNPKLPFEDNAFDVITNVVSVDYLTKPLDVFKEMSRILKPGGLAIMSFSNRCFWTKAISIWTSTGDADHAMIVGAYFHYAGGFEPPKAVDISPNPGRTDPMYVVYSRKLAIA, from the exons ATGATGGGTATTTTACGTTCCCATGTGTTGTTTCAG TTAATGAACATGGCTGGGAATCTTGCCTCTAAATCTTTCATTGCTTCGGCCAGGCAGAAGGGTGCTATCGAAAAG GTGTTGGAGAATGTGGAATGGCCAGAGAAATTTCCCTTCAAGGAAGAGGATTTTCTGCGTTTTGATGA GTCACCAGATACTGTGTTCTATGATAATCCACGTTTTGTGACTCATATTGACGATCCGGCCATTGCTGCTCTCACCAAGTACTACTCGACGAATTTTCCGCCAAGTGATACTCCGGGAGTAGCTGTTCTTGACATGTGCAGCAGTTGG GTCAGTCATTATCCTAAAGGATATAAGCAATCCAGGATAGTGGGAATGGGATTGAATGAACAAGAGCTAAAGAAAAATCCA GTCTTGACAGAGTATGTTGTGCAAGATTTAAATGTCAATCCTAAACTCCCCTTTGAAGACAACGCCTTCGATGTTATTACGAATGTG GTTAGTGTCGACTACCTTACGAAGCCTCTCGACGTTTTCAAGGAGATGTCCCGGATCCTTAAACCAGGCGGACTTGCCATTATGAG CTTCTCGAATCGCTGTTTCTGGACAAAGGCAATCTCAATATGGACATCAACTGGAGATGCTGATCATGCAATGATAGTTGGTGCTTATTTCCATTATGCCGGAGGTTTTGAGCCACCTAAG GCTGTGGATATATCTCCAAACCCTGGTCGAACTGATCCAATGTACGTCGTGTACTCAAGAAAACTAGCAATCGCCTGA
- the LOC140818277 gene encoding uncharacterized protein isoform X2 → MASMLGIRLQYRPRNLAGVNFSCLPAFTFISVPQFSARINGFKASRRVLIRAGLPFFSQLMNMAGNLASKSFIASARQKGAIEKVLENVEWPEKFPFKEEDFLRFDESPDTVFYDNPRFVTHIDDPAIAALTKYYSTNFPPSDTPGVAVLDMCSSWVSHYPKGYKQSRIVGMGLNEQELKKNPVSVDYLTKPLDVFKEMSRILKPGGLAIMSFSNRCFWTKAISIWTSTGDADHAMIVGAYFHYAGGFEPPKAVDISPNPGRTDPMYVVYSRKLAIA, encoded by the exons ATGGCTAGTATGTTGGGCATCAGACTGCAGTATAGGCCAAGAAATTTAGCGGGCGTTAATTTTTCTTGCCTACCCGCATTTACTTTCATCTCTGTGCCTCAATTTTCAGCGAGAATTAATGGATTTAAAGCATCTCGTAGGGTTTTGATTAGAGCTGGATTGCCATTTTTTTCGCAGTTAATGAACATGGCTGGGAATCTTGCCTCTAAATCTTTCATTGCTTCGGCCAGGCAGAAGGGTGCTATCGAAAAG GTGTTGGAGAATGTGGAATGGCCAGAGAAATTTCCCTTCAAGGAAGAGGATTTTCTGCGTTTTGATGA GTCACCAGATACTGTGTTCTATGATAATCCACGTTTTGTGACTCATATTGACGATCCGGCCATTGCTGCTCTCACCAAGTACTACTCGACGAATTTTCCGCCAAGTGATACTCCGGGAGTAGCTGTTCTTGACATGTGCAGCAGTTGG GTCAGTCATTATCCTAAAGGATATAAGCAATCCAGGATAGTGGGAATGGGATTGAATGAACAAGAGCTAAAGAAAAATCCA GTTAGTGTCGACTACCTTACGAAGCCTCTCGACGTTTTCAAGGAGATGTCCCGGATCCTTAAACCAGGCGGACTTGCCATTATGAG CTTCTCGAATCGCTGTTTCTGGACAAAGGCAATCTCAATATGGACATCAACTGGAGATGCTGATCATGCAATGATAGTTGGTGCTTATTTCCATTATGCCGGAGGTTTTGAGCCACCTAAG GCTGTGGATATATCTCCAAACCCTGGTCGAACTGATCCAATGTACGTCGTGTACTCAAGAAAACTAGCAATCGCCTGA
- the LOC140818277 gene encoding uncharacterized protein isoform X1 — MASMLGIRLQYRPRNLAGVNFSCLPAFTFISVPQFSARINGFKASRRVLIRAGLPFFSQLMNMAGNLASKSFIASARQKGAIEKVLENVEWPEKFPFKEEDFLRFDESPDTVFYDNPRFVTHIDDPAIAALTKYYSTNFPPSDTPGVAVLDMCSSWVSHYPKGYKQSRIVGMGLNEQELKKNPVLTEYVVQDLNVNPKLPFEDNAFDVITNVVSVDYLTKPLDVFKEMSRILKPGGLAIMSFSNRCFWTKAISIWTSTGDADHAMIVGAYFHYAGGFEPPKAVDISPNPGRTDPMYVVYSRKLAIA, encoded by the exons ATGGCTAGTATGTTGGGCATCAGACTGCAGTATAGGCCAAGAAATTTAGCGGGCGTTAATTTTTCTTGCCTACCCGCATTTACTTTCATCTCTGTGCCTCAATTTTCAGCGAGAATTAATGGATTTAAAGCATCTCGTAGGGTTTTGATTAGAGCTGGATTGCCATTTTTTTCGCAGTTAATGAACATGGCTGGGAATCTTGCCTCTAAATCTTTCATTGCTTCGGCCAGGCAGAAGGGTGCTATCGAAAAG GTGTTGGAGAATGTGGAATGGCCAGAGAAATTTCCCTTCAAGGAAGAGGATTTTCTGCGTTTTGATGA GTCACCAGATACTGTGTTCTATGATAATCCACGTTTTGTGACTCATATTGACGATCCGGCCATTGCTGCTCTCACCAAGTACTACTCGACGAATTTTCCGCCAAGTGATACTCCGGGAGTAGCTGTTCTTGACATGTGCAGCAGTTGG GTCAGTCATTATCCTAAAGGATATAAGCAATCCAGGATAGTGGGAATGGGATTGAATGAACAAGAGCTAAAGAAAAATCCA GTCTTGACAGAGTATGTTGTGCAAGATTTAAATGTCAATCCTAAACTCCCCTTTGAAGACAACGCCTTCGATGTTATTACGAATGTG GTTAGTGTCGACTACCTTACGAAGCCTCTCGACGTTTTCAAGGAGATGTCCCGGATCCTTAAACCAGGCGGACTTGCCATTATGAG CTTCTCGAATCGCTGTTTCTGGACAAAGGCAATCTCAATATGGACATCAACTGGAGATGCTGATCATGCAATGATAGTTGGTGCTTATTTCCATTATGCCGGAGGTTTTGAGCCACCTAAG GCTGTGGATATATCTCCAAACCCTGGTCGAACTGATCCAATGTACGTCGTGTACTCAAGAAAACTAGCAATCGCCTGA